AAAAATCAAAAATCAACGTGAATATGTGTTTTGGCGATGATTACGCAATACTCGATTAGAACAAATCTATAAAAATTAACATTTTAACAAAATAGTAAACAAAAAACCCCATGTGATTTTACACGGGACTGTACTATGTTCCTTTTGTATAAAGCTTGTAAGTTAGATAAAAATCATACCAATTTTTATTGATTCGGACATCTAACGAGCGATTCACCCGCTATATAAAAAAGCCTACCATTCGCTTTAAAGGAATGGCAGGCTTTTAATATTATTTTGTCCTCTCAGAGGAGAAGATTACTTGTTGAAGCTAAATTTTTGCTTGAAAGCAGCGAAACCCGGGTATTTTGCTACTTCGCCCAAAGACTCCTCAATTCTAAGCAGTTGGTTGTATTTAGCCATACGGTCAGATCTTGATGCTGAACCTGTCTTGATTTGTCCACAGTTCAAAGCAACTGCAAGGTCTGCAATTGTAGTATCCTCAGTTTCACCTGATCTGTGAGACATTACAGAAGTATAACCAGCTCTGTGAGCCATATCTACTGCTGCAATTGTTTCCGTAAGTGTACCAATCTGGTTTACTTTAATCAGGATTGAGTTACCAATACCTTTCTCGATACCTTCAGACAGACGCTTCACGTTTGTTACAAACAAGTCATCACCTACCAACTGGCACTTGTCACCGACTTTGTCAGTCAGGATTTTCCAACCTTCCCAGTCGTTTTCATCCATACCGTCTTCGATTGAAGTGATAGGGTATTTGTCTACCAACTGTGCCAAGAACTCAGCTTGCTCAGCTGGAGTTTTCACACCACCTTTAGTATCGTTGAATTTAGTGTAGTCGTACTTACCATCAACGTAGAACTCAGCTGATGCACAGTCCAGCGCGATAGTAATGTCTTTACCTGGCTCGTAACCAGCGTTTCTGATAGCCAAAAGAACACTGTCAAGTGCATCCTCTGTAGAATCAAATGCAGGAGCGAAACCACCTTCGTCACCTACAGCAGTGCTCAAGCCTCTATCGTGGATTACTTTTTTCAGGTGATGGAATACCTCACAACCCATTTGGATTGCTTTTGTGAAGTTTGGTGCATTTACAGGCTGTACCATAAACTCTTGGAAAGCAATAGGAGCATCCGAGTGAGAACCACCGTTAATGATGTTCATCATTGGTACAGGAAGCGTGTTTGCTGAAACTCCACCTACGTATCTGTAAAGAGGAAGACCCAACTCTGCTGCTGCTGCATGTGCTACTGCCAGTGAAACACCCAAAATGGCGTTAGCACCCAGCTTTGATTTATTTTCAGTGCCGTCAATCTTGATCATGATATCGTCGATCAGGTTCTGCTCGAATACAGAGTAACCGATCAACTCCTCAGCGATGATGCTATTTACATTGTCAACCGCTTTAGTAACGGCTTTACCCAAGTAAGCATCGCCTTTGTCTCTCAGCTCAACTGCTTCGTGCTCACCAGTTGAAGCACCAGAAGGTACTGCAGCACGGCCGATTTTACCATTATCAGTCATTACCTCAACTTCTACAGTAGGATTACCTCTAGAGTCAAGAATTTGTCTTGCATGAATGTTTTGGATAAAGCTCATTTGTAAGAACTATTATTTGGTTATAAAAATAGATACGACACAATATAGGGCTGAGTATGAGAGAAAAACATGATATATATCAGCATATCTTAATGTCGTTAGGAGCAAAATGGAAAGCTATAAGAGTAGTTATGCCACCAAACACAGCATTGACCTGATTTTCAAACCACAATATAAGTGTTAAAAAACACTTTAATCAGTCAACAAAGCGAAACTATAAGTGTGAAAAATAGTTAAAATTCAATTTCACAACCAACTTCACCCGATTTACTCTGCTATATACAACTGTATCTCTACATAATTTAAAAGAGGATTTCACCCTAAAAAATAAGAGCAGCTCCCTTATGAAAGAGAGCTGCTCAAATATGAAAAGTGCAAATGCACCTTGTGTCTTAATTGTATTGCAGGTAATTATCCCACTTCTCCAAGACAGTTGTCAAATCCTCTGGCAATTCGGTATCAAACTGCATCCATTTCCCTGTTCTTGGATGGACGAATCCTAAAGACTTTGCGTGAAGTCCTTGTCTTGGTAAAATACTAAAACAATTTTCAACAAACTGCTTGTACTTACCTGTATTCACCCCTTTAAGGATTCTGTTACCTCCATACATCACATCTCCAAAAAGTGGATGCCCAAGGTACTTCATATGAACACGGATTTGGTGCGTACGTCCTGTCTCAAGGTTACATTGCACTAACGATACATATCTTAATCGTTTCAGCACCTTGTAATGAGTAACAGCAAACTTACCATAGTTTCCTTCTTCATGGACTGTACTAACACGACGATCCGAAAAACTACGTCCTATAAAATTCTTGACTGTTCCTTGCTCCTCATCTGGCTCTCCCCAAACCAAGGCATAGTAGGTACGCTCAATTGAGTGATCATAAAACTGTCTCGCCAAGTGATTCATAGCCTGCTCAGTCTTGGCAACTACCAGCAGCCCTGAAGTGTCTTTGTCAATACGGTGAACCAACCCTGGCTTATCATCAGCATTGAACGCAGTTGGCAACTGCCCAAAATGATAAACCAATGCATTGACCAAGGTACCATCCCAGTTGTTAAACCCAGGGTGTACGACCATGCCCGGCTCCTTGTTCACCACAAGCAAATCATCATCTTCATATACAACATTAAGAGGGATATTCTGAGGTACTACTTCTGTATCTCCTCTTTGCTGAGGCATTATTACCATTACAACATCTCCAGCCCTAACCTTATAATTAGGTTTAACTGGAAATCCATTTACCAGTACATCTCCATCGCGGATTCCATCCTGAATTCTGTTTCTAGACAGATTTGGGATTCGATTTACCAAAAACTTGTCAATGCGAAGCAGCGCCTGTCCCATATCCACATCGATACGCATTTCGTCGAACTTTACTTCTTCGCCGTCCTGCATATCTCCATCCATGTCAATCTCATTCTGGAACTTATCTACACTGACACCTCCGTACTGGTCATCGGCAGCAACAGGTCTATTCCCCTCGGTCTTTTTGTCTTCAAACTTACCGTTTTCCATAAGGTTGTAAGCAGTTAATTATCAGTTACCTGAAAAATAATATAGTAGTCAGTCTTCAACAGTTGGTATTAATTGCTATTGAGTCATTATTCAGATTACTGACCTTGTATTGAAATTATTCTTGGTTCAATTTAAATGCTAATATCAGCTTTAGAATTTCATCAATTCTACTAAGCTGATTTATTACTGCTGACTCCATCTTAATAGAATAGCCAAAACAGCAAGCACAAACGATTACAAAGATATAGATTATTATCCTTATTTCTACTCTCAGCATTATCACAGCACTCGTTATGCAGAAACGTTATGAAAAACACTTTATAATTCAATCAATCAACAGAAAAGTTGTAAAAAAGAAAGGACAGCCAAACGGCTGCCCTTCTTAATTATACATATAGAAATAATCATGGTGTTGGTACTATTTATGAAAAAGCTTCAGCACTTGTTTCTGGTTACCAGAAATCACTTGTATGACTATAAATCCTTTATATGGTTTATCATTTCCCAATTGAATCACCGTAGCCCCTCTTGACAGTTGAACCTCTTTTTGAGATAAAATCCTCCCTTGCTGATCGATTACCCTAAAGTAAAACCTATCACCTTTAGGGGTAAACAACTCTATGTTAAACCCTCCTGAAGTAGGGTTTGAGATATTACCTATCTCCCATTTAGTAGTTGATACATCTTGATATACCAAAGGGAAATATTCATACTGCCCATTATAATCTACCTGTTTCAGTCTATAGAATACATCTCCAGAAGGTGTATTACTATCTATAAACTCATAATCAACCCTCATTTGCGTATACCCACTCCCTTTGACCTCTCCCAACTTTTCGTAGGTAATACCGTCTGTTGATCTTTCAATTTCAAAATGGCTATTATTTTCTTCTGAAGCTGTAGCCCATGAAAGTTGGACACCTTCACTTACTCCATTGGCTGAAAAATATATCAGCTCAACTGGCAATACAGTATTTCCATCTTTATTGATAAGCAATGGCCCTCCTATTGGGGCAGGATCTGATATTAAGCCACTGTAAAGTAAATTGTCACTACCTGCCTGAATACCTGAGCCAAAAATACTGAACTCAACATCCAATTCTCCACTAGATAATATCAAAATGGCAGAACCTTCAGGCAAATAAATGTCATTACCATCCTCTATGTTCATTTGGTCATTCAGAATAAACAACACGGGGTCTGAGCCTTCATAAACAAATTCAAAACCCAACACAGGGTAAGAACTAAATACCAAAGGGTTTTCAACAAAAACAACATCCCCTTCCCATGTATCCAGTACCTCTTGAAGGTATACCATATCTTCTGAAGGAATGGTACTGCTTGATAGATCGGCAATATCCCACTTCCCGTCTCCCCCTTGGTTTAAATCACTCCAGTTGCTACTTCCCTGCATATATTCATCTAAGGAGTCATTTCCAAAAACACCATTCTTTGGAGAGGAAACTGTTTCACTACTTATATTGATAAAACCATTCTGAGCATTGGCAATACTGACCAAGCATACCAAAGCGGTACACATTAAAACTGAGTAAAGTGTTTTCATGCGGGAGATGAGTTTATAAATCAGGTTGGAATAGAAATCTGGCTTCAATCGCAAATACCATAAAATAACTCCAATAACTTGTCAGAGCTGCTGGTCAATTAGAAACCATAAATGATAAAGAGGAGGTTGCCTGATCAAATAAGAGGGGCTTTTGGTTTAAAACCAGTTTTATAGGATTGATCAGGACACAATTTGAGAGAGTGTTTTTTAAAAGTTAGGCTTTTCATAGTGGTAATAAATGGGTTAATAATTCAGGTTAGTGAATCGAGAGTTAATCTAACAATGTTATATACTGATCGTGTTCTAAAACTGTGGGTATTGATTCAAAACAGATTCTTCAGTATAAAGTACATGGTTGATTTTTGTTAGTAATTTTAAGTAAAGTGAGTTAGGTCTTTACTTAGATGGTTGGTTTCGTTATTTGATAATGTATTAATCTTAATCTGAATATAGGTCGTTGACACCAATTTGTAAATTTTACGTAAGGAAAAAGCCTTTTTTCGATTTATCTCTCAGCTGTAATGTTGCCACAATTACCTTAGTTCTTCTACCAATACAGTCTTCTGAAACCCTATAAAGTACATTAGCTATATCTGGCATTGAAATAAAAAAACCACACCCTGTTAAGATGTGGTTTCTATAGTTTTTAAAGCTTCTTATATCTGAATTCCTTTTTTCCAGACAGTTACAGGCTTCAGTCTCCCCTGCTGGTAAAGTATCTCACGGAAATCACTTACAGGGTAAGCTTGTAAGTCTGCCAACTGGTTTTCTATTATTCTTCCTCTGTCTGATACGCCCAAAGCTTTAGCAGCACGGAAAGTCAACCCTGCAAATACCTCAGCGGTACTCAACTTTTCTGCGGCACTCAATACAGCAGCTTGCATCAGCAAATCTCCCATCGGTGCTGAACCTGGATTCCAGTCGCTTGCAATTGCTACACTTGCTCCTTTATCCAATAATTTTCGAGCAGGTGTATAAGCCATTCCCAATCCCAAGGATGCTCCTGGCAAGGCTACAGCCACCATATCTGCATTGGCCATCAACTCAATTTCCTTGTCAGTACTGCTTTCGAGGTGCTCGGCAGACAATGCACCTACTTCCTTCGCTACAGCACTGCCACCTGTAGAAAACTGGTCTGCATGTACCGTAATCTCAAACCCCATTTCTTTTGCCTTCTGCAAATAGGCCTTGGACTCGTCTTCACCAAATGCTGTCTCTTCTATAAAGATATCTACACGGTTTGCCAACTCCTGCTTTTTAACCTCAGGTAAAAGGTCATTTAGAATATGGTTAAGGTATTCTTCTTGAGTACCTTCAAAATCTTTAGGTTTTATATGCGCAGCCAAGCATGTAGCAACCAAGTCTGCGATTACTTGACGGTTTGCCTCTTTGATTGCCTTCAACATCTTCAGCTCACCTTCAAGACTCAAGGCATATCCACTCTTCACTTCAATCGTAGTGATACCATCTGCCAAATGTCTCTCCGCTCTGTTAACTGTATTTTCAACCAACTCTTCCAATGAGGCATTTCTTGTTTTGGTTACAGAATCCCAGATACCACCACCAGCTTTAGCTATTTCAAGATATGGCTTTCCTGCAATTCGCATCGCATAATCTCGTGCACGGCTTCCAGCCCAACAAATATGCGTATGACAGTCAATAAAACCTGGCAATAAAACCTGCTCCTCCTCTATGACTTCTTTTTCAATATTGGGATATTCTGAAAGCAAAGTATCATAATCGCCCACTGTGACAACCTTGCCATTGGCTACTACTACGCCCCCATTTTCCAGCACATCCAATTCCTCATCAGCAATAGCACCTTTTTCCGGTAGACTTGCCAAAGTGAGAATCTGAGCAAATGGTCCTATCAGTTTCATAATATTTTTATAAATAAATGGGTATTACCCACCATATAAATATGGCAGGCAATACCCTGAATCTATTAAACCTATAATTAAATCAACATTCCAAAGTTGTCGCCAACTTCTTTTGCCTTATCATACCCTGCATCCGCATGACGGAAAATGCCCATCGCTGGATCATTGTACAATACACGACGGATACACTCATCTGCACGATCAGTACCGTCAGCTAGAATTACCTGACCTGCGTGCTGAGAGTATCCCATACCTACACCTCCACCATGGTGGAATGATACCCAAGTAGCACCACCTGCCGTATTCGACATCAGGTTCAGCAATGGCCAATCTGATACAGCATCTGAGCCATCAAGCATTGACTCAGTCTCTCTGTTAGGGGACGCTACTGAACCACAATCCAAATGGTCACGACCGATAATGATAGGTGCTTTCACTTTTCCAGTTCTTACAAGGTCATTGAAGATCAAGCCAGCTTTCTCACGCTCACCCATTCCCAACCAACAGATTCGGGACGGCAACCCTTGGAAAGCTACTTTTTCTCTTGCCTCATCCAACCACTTGATCAGGTGATCATTCTCAGGGAATGCTTCTTTCAGTGCCTGATCTGTTGTATAGATATCTTCAGGATCACCTGAAAGTGCTACCCAACGGAAAGGTCCTTTGCCTTCACAGAACAATGGACGGATATATGCCGGTGTAAAACCTGGGAAGTTAAATGCATTTTCACAACCACCCTGTCTTGCAAATTCACGAAGGTTGTTACCATAATCAAACGTGACAGCACCTTTCTCCTGAAGTTTCAGCATTAACTCTACGTGGCGAGCCATACTCTTGATAGACTTCTCCTTGTAAAGTTCAGGGTTGTCTTTACGCAACTGAAGTGCTTCTTCAAGTGACATACCGTTTGGAACATAGCCATTCAGTGGGTCATGAGCAGAAGTCTGGTCAGTCAGAACATCTGGCGTGATACCATCCTGAATCAAGCGCTCCAGCACATCTCCAATATCCCCTACCAAACCAACAGAAAGGTTTTCACCTTTTTCCTTTGCTTCCATTACCCATTGGATGGCTTCCTCATATGAGTAAGTCATCTTGTCGATGTAGCGCGTATCAATACGTTTCTGGATTCTTGTAGGGTCAATATCCACGCCAAGGAATGTTGCTCCTGCCAATGTTGCAGCTAGTGGCTGAGCGCCACCCATTCCACCAAGACCACCTGTTACCAGTAGCTTGTGACGCAAGTCTCCATCAAAATGCTTGTTACCACAAGAAACAAACGTCTCGTAAGTACCTTGCAGGATACCTTGTGTTCCAATATATATCCAAGAGCCAGCAGTCATCTGACCGTACATCATCAGACCTCGCTCTCTCAGTTCTTCAAAGTGTTTCCAATCAGCCCAAGCAGGTACCAAGTTAGAGTTTGCAATCATTACTCTTGGTGCTTGAGGGTGTGTTCTTACCACACCAACAGGTTTACCTGACTGTACCAATAAAGAGTGGTTCTCATCAAGCTCCAGCAGTACTTGAATGATTTTTTCCAGAGACTCACGGTTTCTTGCAGCCTGACCGATACCGCCATACACGACCAGTTCGTCAGGGTTTTCAGCTACTTCCGCGTCCAGGTTATTCAGGAACATACGTAGAGCAGCTTCAGTCTGCCATGATTTAGCATGAAGTTTATTTCCTCTAGGAGCCTTATAGTGCGGGTGTGCCGCAAACTCCTTAATAAAGTCCGAATAGTTCGTTGTGTTCTCCATTGAAGTTTATTCCGTTTTCTTCAGCTATACGGTTAGCTGTGGTTACTAATGATTTATTTGAGATGATTTGCTGTAATGCTGACAAGTCTTTGGCAAAAATCCTGTCCTCATCTGCGAATGGTACATACTCCCTCACAAATTTGTGGCAAGCCTCAATCACAGGTGTAGACTTTAATGGTCTGCGGAAATCAAGTCCCTGTGCAGCATTCAACAACTCAACTGCTAATATTTTTTCAAGATTGGAAATCACCTGATTGGTTTTTCTTCCACTTACAGATCCCATCGATACATGGTCTTCCTGACCTAGAGAAGTCGGAACACTATCTGCACTTGCAGGGAAACAAAGTGTTTTGTTTTCAGTCACCAATGCCGCTGAAGTATACTGAGGAATCATCATACCTGAGTTCAGTCCCGTATCTTTCATCAACAGTTTTGGCAAACCGTAACGTCCTTCAATAATCAGGTAAGACCTTCTGTCTGAGATATTACCGACTTCTGCTGCCGCAATTGTAGCATAATCTAATGGCAATGCCATTGGCTGACCATGGAAGTTACCACCACTGATAGTATTATCTGCATCCAGAATAATTGGATTATCTGTTACGGCATTCAGCTCGATCTCTGTCATTTCCTTCAGGTGCAACCAAGCATTTCTAGAAGCTCCATGAACCTGAGGCATACAACGTAGTGAATATGGATCCTGTACCCGATCACAATTAAGGTGTGAATTCAAGATTTCAGATCCATTAAGCAAGGTATCCAACCTATGTGCAACCAGCTGATTTCCCTTATAAGGTCTGATTTCGTGCAGTTCCTTTTCAAATGGCCTTGCAGACCCCATCATTGCTTCCAATGACATAGCACCGATCAGGTCAGCTGCTTCCAAAGCATTGTGAAGTCGCTCAACAGCTTTCACTGCAAAAGACAAGATGAACTGCGTACCATTGATCAAAGCCAAACCTTCTTTAGGACCTAGTTCCAAAGGCGCCAAACCTCGCTGTTGTATCACTTCTGCCATTGGCTTGAGGTTGCCGTCTACGAAGACTTCTCCCATACCAATCAAAGGAAGGAAAAGGTGAGACAAAGGCGCCAAGTCTCCTGATGCACCTACAGATCCTTGTTCAGGAACAGCAGGTACTACATCATTGTCAATATGCCATATGATACGCTCAAGGGTCTCTAGAGCAATACCTGAAAAGCCTTGAGCCAAAGCATGAACTTTGGTAATCATCATCAGCTTAGAGACTTCTTCAGGAATATTATCTCCCATTCCTACACTGTGGCTTTGCAGGATTTTATGTTGAAGCGTCTTGGTATCCTCCTCTGAAATCTTGGTTGTACACAAAGGACCAAAACCTGTATTTACACCATATACAGTTCTTTGGCTAGCTACAATTTGTGCTACATCTGCATGGCTTTTACTTACTTTCTGGCGTACTTCATCTGACAATACACCTTGTGTACGACCTGCTGCGATATCAAGTGCAATCCCGACAGTTAGCCTGTCGTGACCGTATCTGAAAAGTGTGTTCATGTGTTTAGTAGGTTAGTATATTTTTCACTGGTCAAAATCTTCCCTTCCGTTTGAGATATTCATTATTGGGAAGACACTCCGATTTTTTCCAGCACTCTTTCTTTCAAATCTTTTTGGTCCAAGTTGTTTTCCAACTCATCAAAACCTTTCAACAAGTGTTGACTGTGTGTACCTTCCATCAGCAATTCGCCCATTGCCCCTTGTAAGGCATCCCATACAGCCTTTGCCTTATTTTTCACTTCAAGACCTTCATTAGTCAGCGTAATCAGTCTCTTCCTACCATCTTCAGGGTCTTTCTCTGTCTTGACCAGTTTTTTCCTTTCTAGGTTTGTCACTAATTGACTGATAGCAGAGTGACTCACCTCCAGTTTGTCTGAAACCTCAATCAATGAGATTCGCTCTTCTTTATCCAACAGGTAGAACACAGGAAACCAACTTGCATCAAATGGTATTTCCAATTGCGTATAGACCTTGTTTACATCAGAAAGAAAACGGTCACTGATTCTTTTAAGTCGGCTACCAAATATTAAGGCACCTAATTCTTTGTAGAAGTCCATCTTTGTCCCAGGTTATTGATTCAAATGCAATTTAAATAAAAAAATATATAAGCACTTATATTTATTAAGTATTTCTTCAGATTGTTTTATTAAACAGTTTTTTTTCATTTTTTCTATGTGTTTTAATAATAATAATGTGACTCTCTATCGTTACCAAAGAAATCAATAACCGAAAAACAGCTTTATTAGCTATTAATAAAAACCCAAGGGGCAGTCATCGTCATACTAATTTAGCACGACTCCGTACTATACATTATTCACAAACAACTACAACATCAAAAAATGACTACAGCTATTACAAATGGCATCAAGGTAAGTATAGAAACACACTTTCAAGAAGATTATTCCGATGTTAAAGAATCACACTTTGTCTTTACTTATAGAGTATTGATTGAGAACATGAGTGACTACACCGTACAACTCATCAGCCGCAAGTGGCACGTTTGCAACGCCTTCGGGTTTAGAGAAAAAATTGAAGGTGATGGAGTTGTTGGTAAACAGCCAATCTTGGAACCAGGTGAGAAACATCAATATGTTTCGGGTTGTAACCTCCAAACTGAGATAGGAAAAATGAGTGGTTCTTACATCATGGAAAGACTACTTGATGGTTCAAATATTGAAGTTGAAATACCTGAATTTGTACTTTCAACTCCCTATCGTCTCAATTGAACTTATAATTATTTTATTTTTATCTACTAGCACTAACTAAAATCTACTTCTATCCTAATTTTTATTACCTATAAGGGAGAATATTGGGTGTATTCTTATAACATCAACTTACACCCTAACACTCATCTTCCACTTTAACTTTTTGAGCTTTTTTCCTAAATTATTTTCAGTCAAATACTGTACTGTCACCTTTACTCTACACGCAAAGAACTTGTTTCTACTATAACTGAAAGTTGAAACCAGTCCAATACCTAACTTAACACCAAAAGACTTATGCTACTCCAACTACTACTGTTGCCTATCAATTCTTCAATAACCCCTTATTTACTTTTTCCGCCGCCCAACGTATCCTTTTCACTTCCTAATCCTACCAGTTAGATTCCCTGTAGGAAAATCAAGTTTTACCTGATTCTTAGACTCATTTGACCTGAAGTTCTTGTGGATACACGCGCCATTCATAATATACCTTCCAGACTAAGTGCTGAAAAAATCCAATTGCTTACCACTCATACGCACTCAGCCTATTGGGAATACGATTTCACTACAGAAAAAATCGCTTTCAGCAGTAACCTATTCACCATGATAGGACAACCTGAAGTTCAAGGTTATACCCCTATTCGTAAGTTTAAAAAAGTGATTGAGAAAGAATCATCCGAGAGGTTATTGTATTTTCTGCACATGCTCAAGAAAGGAGATCATACCGCATTCTCTATGAGGTTTAACTGCCTATATGGAAATGGTGAACTTATCAACTTTGAAATGAAAGCCCATCGCCTCAATACCAAACAAGTATTTGGCACCTTACTACTTATATCCAAAGCAGGTGACGCCACGGAAAAGCAGACAGAAAGTGCTATTGAATCGGAAAGGAAAAGAATTGGAAGGGAATTGCATGACCATCTAGGTCAATACCTGACAGCTATCAGTATTGCCTTAGATAAACTGACAATAGAAAATGACCAGCTTACTGAAAAAAGTCTTCCTGCACTTTATAAGAGTCAGCAACTGATCAAGGACTCCATTAATGTATGCAGAGAACTGTCCCACCAATTGACAGCTGAAAACCAGCTGCCACTTGCAACTGAATTACAGAGAATTGCTGCAATCCCCGAGAATATATTTGATGGAGAAATCACCTTTCACCATAATATTGAAGGAATGGTATTCAGCGATATTTTAACCCACAATATTTGCAATATCGTCCAAGAGTCCATAAATAATTGTCTAAAACACGCCCAAGCCACTCAAATAACTATTCAGCTGATCAACCATAAAGCTGAAAATCTCATTACACTAACAATTGAAGATAACGGTCTAGGTTTTCAAACCACCCCAAACTCACCAGTAACTCAGGGCATAGGCCTGTCCAACATCAAGCAGTATACAGGACAGTTAGGTGGCATCTGTGATATTGAAAGTGCCTCCCAGAAAGGCACTGCTATCATCATACAGATTCCTCTCTCGCCTAATGAGCCACAACTTATCTCAAGCTATGGAAAAAACTAGAATCATGTTGGTGGATGACCATAAGGTCATTCGTGATGGAATCCGCTCTTACTTTGACGATGACCCTAACTACGTTGTTGTTATTGAGGCAGGGAGCGGAGAAGAAGCCTTACGCTTACTCAAACAAGTTCAGGTAGATATTGTCATTATTGACATCAATATGGAAGAAATGGATGGCATTACCTGTACCAAACAAATTGTTGATAATTATGAGCATATCAATGTCATCGCACTAACCATGCTCAATGAGCCTCAAGTCATTAAGCAAATGATGGACGCTGGTGCACATGCATTCTTGTTAAAGGACTGTGGAAAAAAGGAGCTTATATCTGCCTTAGATACTGTCCGGAATGGTGACATCTATTACAGTAATACAGCTACGCACACCATAATGAGTAGTATAGGCAAAAAAAGAGCCTCTCAAACCAATACTTCAAAAGACATCCCTCTTACTCCCCGAGAAAAAGAAGTCCTTATGCTAATCACCAATGAGTTTTCCAATAAAGAAATAGCAGACACATTATTCATCAGTATGAGAACCGTAGATGCCCACAAACGGAATCTTTTGGAAAAAACAGGCTCAAAAAATATTGCAGGACTTGTCAAGTATGCTTTAAGCTTGGGTATTCATGAGAATACTTGAGTTGACTTACTAAATGCAGGCAAAGTCCAATTAATCATAAACTTTGAAATAGGCGAAATACCTAAATAATCCAAATAGGCAAATCCCCAATGTATATGATATAAAACATCTCTACTTTTAAAATAAGAAATCACTCTGATGCAAAGACATTTATAATAAAAGCCGAGTAGCACACAGAGTAGTTCATCAGTTACAGATTGCATGGAAAGGGCAACACCTATGGAGTTGTCCTTTTTTTATATCCAAAACTCTCATCTCCCTCCCCCTCTTGGCTCTGATAAAGCGCCAACCACATTCTCTAAATATCCGTTTACTTATATTTCCACTTCCAATAATTATTCATTATCATCTGAAAAATTTTATAAAATCAGACAAATAAGGATGCACTCTCCTAGTAAGTACTATTGGCTGTTGATAACCTTCAAAAGGTTGCTTAATGATGTCAGCAATCAAAAACAATATATCCGCACCCAT
This portion of the Limibacter armeniacum genome encodes:
- the hutI gene encoding imidazolonepropionase, yielding MKLIGPFAQILTLASLPEKGAIADEELDVLENGGVVVANGKVVTVGDYDTLLSEYPNIEKEVIEEEQVLLPGFIDCHTHICWAGSRARDYAMRIAGKPYLEIAKAGGGIWDSVTKTRNASLEELVENTVNRAERHLADGITTIEVKSGYALSLEGELKMLKAIKEANRQVIADLVATCLAAHIKPKDFEGTQEEYLNHILNDLLPEVKKQELANRVDIFIEETAFGEDESKAYLQKAKEMGFEITVHADQFSTGGSAVAKEVGALSAEHLESSTDKEIELMANADMVAVALPGASLGLGMAYTPARKLLDKGASVAIASDWNPGSAPMGDLLMQAAVLSAAEKLSTAEVFAGLTFRAAKALGVSDRGRIIENQLADLQAYPVSDFREILYQQGRLKPVTVWKKGIQI
- the eno gene encoding phosphopyruvate hydratase, encoding MSFIQNIHARQILDSRGNPTVEVEVMTDNGKIGRAAVPSGASTGEHEAVELRDKGDAYLGKAVTKAVDNVNSIIAEELIGYSVFEQNLIDDIMIKIDGTENKSKLGANAILGVSLAVAHAAAAELGLPLYRYVGGVSANTLPVPMMNIINGGSHSDAPIAFQEFMVQPVNAPNFTKAIQMGCEVFHHLKKVIHDRGLSTAVGDEGGFAPAFDSTEDALDSVLLAIRNAGYEPGKDITIALDCASAEFYVDGKYDYTKFNDTKGGVKTPAEQAEFLAQLVDKYPITSIEDGMDENDWEGWKILTDKVGDKCQLVGDDLFVTNVKRLSEGIEKGIGNSILIKVNQIGTLTETIAAVDMAHRAGYTSVMSHRSGETEDTTIADLAVALNCGQIKTGSASRSDRMAKYNQLLRIEESLGEVAKYPGFAAFKQKFSFNK
- the hutU gene encoding urocanate hydratase, coding for MENTTNYSDFIKEFAAHPHYKAPRGNKLHAKSWQTEAALRMFLNNLDAEVAENPDELVVYGGIGQAARNRESLEKIIQVLLELDENHSLLVQSGKPVGVVRTHPQAPRVMIANSNLVPAWADWKHFEELRERGLMMYGQMTAGSWIYIGTQGILQGTYETFVSCGNKHFDGDLRHKLLVTGGLGGMGGAQPLAATLAGATFLGVDIDPTRIQKRIDTRYIDKMTYSYEEAIQWVMEAKEKGENLSVGLVGDIGDVLERLIQDGITPDVLTDQTSAHDPLNGYVPNGMSLEEALQLRKDNPELYKEKSIKSMARHVELMLKLQEKGAVTFDYGNNLREFARQGGCENAFNFPGFTPAYIRPLFCEGKGPFRWVALSGDPEDIYTTDQALKEAFPENDHLIKWLDEAREKVAFQGLPSRICWLGMGEREKAGLIFNDLVRTGKVKAPIIIGRDHLDCGSVASPNRETESMLDGSDAVSDWPLLNLMSNTAGGATWVSFHHGGGVGMGYSQHAGQVILADGTDRADECIRRVLYNDPAMGIFRHADAGYDKAKEVGDNFGMLI
- a CDS encoding RluA family pseudouridine synthase, giving the protein MDGDMQDGEEVKFDEMRIDVDMGQALLRIDKFLVNRIPNLSRNRIQDGIRDGDVLVNGFPVKPNYKVRAGDVVMVIMPQQRGDTEVVPQNIPLNVVYEDDDLLVVNKEPGMVVHPGFNNWDGTLVNALVYHFGQLPTAFNADDKPGLVHRIDKDTSGLLVVAKTEQAMNHLARQFYDHSIERTYYALVWGEPDEEQGTVKNFIGRSFSDRRVSTVHEEGNYGKFAVTHYKVLKRLRYVSLVQCNLETGRTHQIRVHMKYLGHPLFGDVMYGGNRILKGVNTGKYKQFVENCFSILPRQGLHAKSLGFVHPRTGKWMQFDTELPEDLTTVLEKWDNYLQYN